The Saprospiraceae bacterium genome includes a window with the following:
- a CDS encoding DUF2807 domain-containing protein, protein MRHILSLFFVLVVSALSFAQEKSLTAFTKINASGNVDVELIQDDNYKATFTMTEGEEEDLVLDVKDGVLSIKIKSKKGKWNRSEAKAEVQVYYKKLESIQSSAGASVSSASTVDAAELIVDVSSGANCHIPVNANLVKAEVSSGGRLNLRGKTVNAIMDSSSGSNLDAQNMIAENVTADASSGGNIKLNATKSLTADASSGGSIRYKGKPDKLVSNAEVSGSVKAL, encoded by the coding sequence ATGCGTCACATACTGTCTTTGTTTTTTGTTCTTGTTGTATCCGCTTTGAGTTTTGCACAGGAAAAATCTCTTACCGCGTTTACTAAGATTAATGCATCCGGAAATGTTGATGTTGAACTGATTCAGGACGATAATTATAAAGCCACTTTCACCATGACGGAAGGTGAAGAAGAAGATTTAGTGTTGGATGTAAAAGATGGTGTATTATCCATTAAAATAAAGAGTAAAAAAGGAAAATGGAACCGCTCTGAAGCTAAAGCAGAAGTTCAGGTTTATTATAAAAAATTAGAAAGCATACAAAGTTCCGCAGGTGCATCTGTCTCATCTGCATCTACTGTCGATGCAGCAGAACTCATCGTAGATGTTTCATCCGGGGCAAATTGTCATATACCCGTAAATGCAAATCTTGTCAAGGCTGAAGTCTCATCAGGAGGCAGATTGAATCTGAGAGGAAAAACAGTTAATGCTATTATGGATTCATCTTCCGGATCAAATCTGGATGCCCAGAATATGATTGCAGAAAATGTTACCGCTGATGCCTCTTCCGGAGGTAATATTAAATTAAATGCGACAAAAAGTCTGACTGCGGATGCGTCTTCAGGTGGTAGTATCCGCTACAAAGGAAAACCTGATAAATTAGTCTCGAATGCCGAGGTGTCGGGCAGTGTGAAAGCTTTGTAA
- a CDS encoding amidohydrolase family protein: MKHKSLNVLFIIGLMAFSLNLSGQITDAPVREDGDGPFQKLIIRGVTLINSTGAPPVGPIDIVVENNIIRQIKNVGYPGVPIDAKNRPKAEPGDKVIECEGMYLLPGFIDMHGHIGGQYQGTPAEYVFKLWLAHGITTIRDPASGNGVNWTMAHKAKSSRNEIAAPRILCYPSFGSGWEKPVSTTAEARQWVQENAKSGADGIKFFGAAPDIFKAALDENKKLGLRSACHHAQLEVGRMNVLATAKAGLTTMEHWYGLPEALFDSQTLQNYPPDYNYNNEQNRFEEAGKLWKQAAKPGSERWNYVMDELIKLDFTIDPTFNIYEANRDFMMTRRAEWHEDYTLPSLWRFYAPSRISHGSYWFDWGTEQEVAWKENYKIWMQFVNEYKNKGGRVTAGSDSGFIYQLYGFGYIRELELLREAGFHPLEVIRAATLKGAEALGMADKIGSVEIGKYADFVIIEENPLANLKVLYGTGAIKLNENNEAVRVGGVKYTVKDGIVYDAKKLLADVKEIVDEAKSGEDFEIIQPGIPKNKP; this comes from the coding sequence ATGAAACACAAGTCTTTGAATGTGCTGTTTATCATTGGATTAATGGCTTTCTCATTAAATCTGTCCGGTCAGATTACAGATGCTCCTGTACGTGAAGACGGAGATGGCCCTTTTCAGAAATTGATCATCAGAGGGGTTACACTTATTAATAGTACAGGTGCACCACCAGTTGGTCCGATAGATATTGTTGTTGAAAATAATATTATCCGACAAATCAAAAATGTAGGTTATCCCGGAGTGCCCATAGATGCTAAGAACAGACCAAAAGCAGAGCCCGGTGATAAGGTGATAGAATGTGAAGGAATGTATTTGTTGCCCGGATTTATTGATATGCACGGACACATTGGTGGTCAATATCAGGGAACACCCGCAGAATATGTTTTTAAACTTTGGTTGGCTCATGGCATAACCACTATACGGGATCCTGCCAGTGGAAATGGTGTAAATTGGACCATGGCACACAAAGCCAAAAGCAGCAGGAACGAAATTGCTGCCCCAAGGATTTTATGTTATCCTTCATTTGGTTCCGGTTGGGAAAAACCTGTTTCAACCACAGCCGAAGCACGTCAGTGGGTGCAGGAGAATGCAAAAAGTGGTGCAGACGGGATCAAGTTTTTTGGCGCTGCTCCTGACATTTTTAAAGCGGCTCTGGATGAAAACAAAAAATTGGGATTACGATCAGCATGCCATCATGCCCAACTGGAGGTAGGAAGAATGAACGTCCTGGCAACTGCCAAAGCCGGGCTGACAACAATGGAACACTGGTATGGTCTTCCGGAAGCCCTTTTTGATAGTCAGACATTACAAAACTATCCTCCGGATTATAATTACAACAATGAACAAAACCGATTTGAAGAAGCCGGTAAATTGTGGAAGCAAGCTGCAAAACCCGGCAGCGAAAGGTGGAATTATGTGATGGACGAGTTGATCAAACTGGATTTTACTATTGATCCTACCTTTAATATTTATGAAGCCAATCGCGATTTTATGATGACCCGAAGAGCAGAATGGCACGAAGATTATACTTTACCTTCATTGTGGAGATTCTATGCACCCAGTAGGATTTCTCATGGATCTTACTGGTTTGACTGGGGGACGGAACAGGAAGTGGCGTGGAAAGAAAATTATAAAATCTGGATGCAATTTGTCAATGAATATAAAAACAAGGGAGGTCGGGTGACAGCTGGATCGGATTCCGGATTTATATATCAGTTGTATGGATTTGGCTATATCAGAGAACTCGAATTATTGAGAGAGGCCGGTTTTCATCCTTTGGAGGTTATTCGGGCAGCTACGTTAAAAGGAGCAGAAGCATTAGGTATGGCAGACAAAATCGGGAGTGTAGAGATCGGTAAATATGCAGACTTTGTGATAATTGAAGAAAATCCATTGGCAAATCTGAAAGTACTTTATGGAACGGGTGCTATCAAACTTAATGAAAACAATGAAGCGGTGAGAGTGGGTGGTGTCAAATATACTGTAAAAGACGGGATTGTATATGACGCGAAAAAATTACTGGCAGATGTAAAAGAAATTGTTGATGAAGCAAAATCAGGAGAAGATTTTGAGATTATACAGCCGGGTATTCCAAAAAACAAACCTTGA
- a CDS encoding DUF3108 domain-containing protein — translation MKYGFVSVAVLFSFLSFRQMEIKESGDQGYSCNLKNNSFAPGENLVYKVYYNWGLLWIPAGEAVFSVRQSENHFLMNVTGSSYKGYDSFFKIRNRFRTVVHKNTLLSESFVRISEEEKSKKYDSISFNRITNTAEEYIGKTKDRTTHKIFELNSCTHDLVSVLYYLRNVNLMHYRPRDNINVSILFDHQIYSIKVQYTGKEKALKIKDLGTMDAIIVEPELIAGHVFNDGDKMKIYVSDDNNRIPLLIESPLRVGKIKAILKSYQGLRHPFAIKINE, via the coding sequence ATGAAATACGGATTTGTTTCCGTTGCAGTCCTGTTTTCTTTCTTGTCATTCCGGCAAATGGAAATAAAAGAATCCGGCGACCAGGGTTATTCCTGTAATTTAAAAAACAATTCTTTTGCACCCGGCGAAAATTTGGTCTATAAAGTTTATTACAATTGGGGACTTTTGTGGATTCCGGCAGGGGAAGCTGTTTTTAGCGTGAGGCAGTCAGAAAATCACTTTTTGATGAATGTCACAGGAAGTAGCTATAAAGGGTACGACTCCTTTTTTAAAATCCGAAACCGCTTTCGTACGGTTGTCCATAAAAATACGTTGCTTTCAGAAAGTTTTGTGCGGATTTCAGAAGAAGAAAAGTCGAAAAAATATGATAGCATTTCTTTTAACAGAATAACAAACACAGCCGAAGAATACATCGGTAAAACGAAAGACAGGACTACCCATAAAATATTTGAACTAAACAGTTGTACCCATGATCTGGTGTCGGTATTATATTATCTTAGAAATGTCAATTTGATGCATTATCGACCGAGAGACAATATAAATGTTAGTATCCTTTTCGATCACCAGATTTATTCCATAAAAGTACAATATACCGGAAAAGAAAAAGCTTTAAAAATTAAAGATTTGGGAACGATGGATGCGATAATCGTAGAGCCTGAACTGATTGCAGGCCATGTTTTTAATGATGGCGACAAGATGAAAATCTATGTTTCCGATGATAATAACAGAATACCGCTCCTTATAGAATCACCTTTAAGAGTAGGAAAAATAAAAGCTATCCTAAAGTCTTATCAAGGACTCAGGCATCCCTTTGCAATAAAAATTAATGAGTAA
- a CDS encoding SulP family inorganic anion transporter: MSKNKTFIPKDGIAGLREINKNTHKNENTFIYDVIAGLTVSFAALSLGAAFGTMSGRGAFAGMVGAAIIPIITSVFGGTRLQASGPTAPMTAVSALVVAFAYEHFQDKILAEQFITLIFLLNAVFLIILGFLKIGRYIKYVPQVIILGFMNGIGVLIWYDQIKRLFGLGDKIQLGGSLLTNITIAVITLGAIYLIPGLLQKLGVSEKYRKFVPSMFLTIILATLFTSLLHINIEHVSLGNPVSSFEDFWVTVKNYFPTDPGLFQKEILLQAMPFALQLTLLAYLDSLLTSLVIDNMTGEKTQQNKELVAQGLANGASAVFQGIPGAQATIRSVLLLKEGAKTRLAGVMVGIFSLLGFVVFSKYIVMISSAVFVGVLFKAGLDVLDRDFVIAYYKNKWIHNKERNIQLFFIVYATVVTVLIDLNVAVVTGTIMFFIAKKYLSIADAETDFSVVESDYLQE; the protein is encoded by the coding sequence ATGTCTAAAAATAAAACTTTCATTCCTAAGGATGGTATTGCCGGACTTAGAGAGATCAACAAAAATACTCATAAAAACGAAAATACTTTTATATACGATGTTATTGCCGGCCTAACAGTAAGTTTTGCGGCATTGAGTTTGGGTGCTGCTTTTGGTACCATGTCAGGTCGCGGAGCATTTGCTGGTATGGTAGGTGCAGCTATCATTCCTATTATAACATCCGTTTTTGGTGGCACACGTCTTCAGGCTTCGGGGCCAACAGCACCAATGACGGCAGTTTCAGCTTTGGTTGTAGCTTTTGCGTATGAACATTTTCAGGACAAAATCCTGGCTGAACAATTCATAACCCTGATTTTTTTACTGAATGCAGTATTTTTAATAATTCTCGGCTTTTTAAAAATAGGCCGATATATCAAATATGTACCGCAGGTAATTATACTGGGCTTTATGAATGGTATTGGTGTATTGATTTGGTATGATCAAATAAAGAGGTTATTTGGATTGGGTGATAAAATACAGTTAGGTGGGTCTTTACTGACCAATATAACTATTGCCGTTATTACGCTTGGAGCAATATATCTTATACCCGGATTATTGCAAAAATTAGGCGTCTCTGAAAAATACAGAAAATTTGTTCCTTCTATGTTTCTTACAATTATACTGGCAACACTATTTACCAGCCTGCTGCACATCAATATAGAACACGTTAGTTTAGGAAATCCGGTGAGTAGTTTTGAAGATTTTTGGGTAACTGTCAAAAACTATTTTCCTACGGATCCGGGACTCTTTCAGAAAGAAATCTTGCTGCAGGCAATGCCTTTTGCATTACAGCTTACTCTGTTGGCTTATCTGGATTCTTTGCTTACCAGTCTTGTGATAGATAATATGACCGGTGAGAAAACCCAACAGAACAAAGAGTTGGTCGCTCAGGGACTTGCTAATGGTGCTTCTGCTGTTTTTCAGGGTATTCCGGGTGCTCAGGCTACTATCAGAAGTGTACTTTTACTGAAAGAAGGTGCGAAGACGCGACTGGCAGGAGTTATGGTTGGTATTTTTTCTTTACTGGGTTTTGTGGTCTTCAGTAAATATATTGTAATGATATCTTCTGCTGTTTTTGTCGGCGTTTTATTTAAAGCAGGTTTAGATGTCTTGGATAGAGATTTCGTAATTGCTTATTATAAAAATAAATGGATCCACAACAAAGAAAGAAACATTCAATTGTTTTTCATAGTGTATGCAACTGTAGTGACTGTTTTGATTGATTTAAATGTTGCTGTTGTTACAGGTACAATTATGTTTTTTATTGCAAAAAAATATTTATCCATTGCAGACGCAGAAACAGATTTCTCAGTAGTAGAAAGCGATTATTTACAGGAATAG
- a CDS encoding DUF3127 domain-containing protein — MSFEIEGLLHKKYEVESKSSSFQTREFVITTEGTYPQFVKFQLTQDKCGILDQYAEGEKVKVFFDLRGREWQGKYFTNLNAWKMEKMALGGDNFQSSAPPPPPPPPFGDDSNDFSGGGMPEDDLPF, encoded by the coding sequence ATGTCATTTGAAATCGAAGGATTACTACACAAAAAATATGAAGTTGAGAGCAAAAGCAGCTCTTTTCAGACACGTGAGTTTGTCATCACAACGGAAGGAACTTATCCTCAATTCGTTAAATTCCAACTTACACAGGACAAGTGTGGTATATTGGATCAGTATGCTGAAGGAGAAAAAGTAAAAGTGTTTTTCGACCTTCGTGGCCGTGAATGGCAGGGAAAATATTTTACCAATCTGAATGCGTGGAAAATGGAAAAAATGGCGCTTGGAGGAGATAATTTTCAATCTTCTGCACCGCCACCACCACCACCGCCGCCATTCGGGGATGATTCGAATGATTTTTCCGGAGGAGGTATGCCGGAGGACGATTTACCTTTTTAA
- a CDS encoding NAD(P)/FAD-dependent oxidoreductase → MSEKNKERIVVIGGGFAGLQFIQNLKKDRFDILLIDKLNHHQFQPLFYQVATSQVEPSSISFPFRKIFQKRKDVRIRLTEVDYIDQTNNTVHTEIGIFEYDYLIIATGCKTNFFGNKNIQKYAYSLKSTYQAIHIRNSILENFEKILYADEKEKEALLNIVVVGGGPTGVELAGAFAEIKRDILPKDFFRIDFTKMNIILLEGSPDTLNNMSEMSKKTSAQYLKDLGVIIKTKTFVTDYDGTNLSTNNGDVIKTKQVIWAAGVTGNLIDGLHPDMITHSNRYIVDRQNKIRGTKNIYAIGDISYMETSLYPKGHPQVANVAINQGILLANNLIAIKEGKTQKEYEYKDLGSMATIGRNKAVVELPFVKFKGYFAWVVWMFLHLMLILSVRNKIIIFINWAWNYISKNSSLRLILKEESNNDIVPENRNAISDWTKTTSKELVS, encoded by the coding sequence ATGTCAGAAAAAAATAAAGAAAGAATTGTGGTCATAGGAGGAGGATTCGCCGGGCTTCAGTTTATTCAGAATCTTAAAAAAGATAGATTTGATATACTGCTGATTGATAAATTAAATCATCACCAGTTCCAACCTCTTTTTTATCAGGTAGCAACTTCTCAGGTCGAACCTTCCAGTATTTCTTTTCCGTTCAGAAAAATCTTTCAGAAGAGAAAAGATGTGCGTATCCGTTTGACGGAAGTTGATTATATAGACCAAACAAATAATACTGTCCATACTGAAATAGGTATATTCGAGTATGATTATCTGATAATTGCAACCGGATGTAAAACTAATTTTTTTGGTAACAAAAACATTCAGAAATATGCCTACAGTTTGAAATCCACGTATCAGGCCATCCATATCAGAAACAGTATTCTTGAGAATTTCGAAAAAATCCTGTATGCGGATGAAAAAGAAAAGGAAGCACTACTGAATATTGTAGTCGTTGGTGGTGGCCCAACTGGTGTTGAACTGGCAGGTGCTTTTGCTGAAATTAAAAGAGACATCCTTCCAAAAGACTTTTTCAGAATAGACTTCACAAAGATGAATATTATTCTGCTGGAAGGTAGTCCGGACACACTCAATAATATGAGCGAAATGTCCAAAAAAACTTCTGCTCAATATCTGAAAGATCTGGGTGTGATTATTAAAACCAAAACCTTTGTGACGGATTATGATGGTACAAATCTAAGTACTAACAACGGCGATGTCATTAAAACGAAACAAGTCATCTGGGCGGCTGGAGTTACCGGAAATTTGATTGACGGGCTTCATCCTGATATGATTACCCATTCGAACAGATATATTGTGGACAGACAAAATAAGATCAGGGGAACTAAAAATATTTATGCTATTGGTGATATATCATATATGGAAACATCCCTATATCCAAAAGGTCATCCTCAGGTTGCAAATGTGGCTATCAATCAAGGTATCTTATTAGCCAATAATTTAATAGCGATCAAAGAAGGCAAAACTCAGAAAGAATACGAATACAAAGATTTGGGATCTATGGCAACGATAGGTAGAAATAAAGCAGTCGTTGAGTTGCCATTTGTGAAGTTTAAAGGATATTTTGCATGGGTAGTCTGGATGTTTTTGCACCTTATGCTTATACTCAGTGTTAGAAACAAAATCATTATCTTTATCAACTGGGCATGGAATTATATCTCCAAAAACAGTTCTCTAAGGTTAATATTGAAAGAAGAATCAAATAATGACATCGTTCCTGAGAACAGAAATGCCATTTCTGATTGGACTAAAACTACAAGCAAGGAATTGGTCTCCTGA
- a CDS encoding proline--tRNA ligase produces the protein MAKEITSREENYSQWYNDIVKKAGLADNSAVRGCMVIKPYGYAIWELMRDQLDKMFKDTGHVNAYFPLFIPKSFLSKEAQHIEGFAKECAVVTHHRLMNDPNGSGVIVDPTAKLEEELIVRPTSETIIWHTYKDWIQSYRDLPLLINQWANVVRWEMRTRPFLRTAEFLWQEGHTAHATAQEALEESRLMHRVYAEFAEQYMAMPVIMGSKSENERFAGAVETFTIEALMQDGKALQAGTSHFLGQNFAKAFEVTFMNDRNETEFVWATSWGVSTRLVGGLIMTHSDDVGLVLPPRLAPIQVVIVPIPKPDEELLAKAEEISAELKARGIRVKIDKDDTKRPGFKFAEYEMKGVPIRLGLGRRDIENNQIEVARRDTKEKTSASLDNIGMYVSELLEDIQNNLLERAKRYRAEHTTSVDDFDTFKEVLETKGGFISCHWDGTKETEIKIKEETKATLRCIPIDIVEEAGKCVYSGKPSSGRVIFAKAY, from the coding sequence ATGGCAAAAGAAATAACAAGCAGGGAAGAGAATTATTCGCAGTGGTATAATGATATCGTAAAAAAAGCCGGACTTGCAGATAATTCAGCAGTAAGAGGTTGTATGGTCATAAAGCCTTACGGATATGCGATATGGGAATTGATGAGAGATCAGTTAGACAAAATGTTTAAAGATACCGGTCATGTGAACGCTTATTTCCCCTTATTCATTCCCAAAAGTTTTTTGAGTAAAGAAGCACAGCACATAGAAGGGTTTGCAAAAGAATGCGCCGTAGTGACACATCACAGATTGATGAATGACCCCAACGGAAGCGGCGTGATTGTGGATCCCACAGCAAAACTGGAGGAAGAACTTATCGTCCGACCGACTTCTGAAACTATTATCTGGCATACTTATAAAGACTGGATTCAGTCTTACAGAGACCTTCCTCTTCTGATCAATCAGTGGGCGAATGTTGTGCGATGGGAAATGCGAACCAGACCCTTTCTTCGTACTGCCGAATTTTTGTGGCAGGAAGGACACACCGCACATGCAACGGCTCAGGAAGCATTGGAAGAATCCAGGTTAATGCACCGTGTATATGCTGAATTTGCAGAACAATATATGGCTATGCCGGTAATCATGGGTTCCAAATCTGAAAATGAAAGATTTGCAGGAGCTGTAGAAACCTTTACGATTGAAGCGTTGATGCAGGATGGAAAAGCATTGCAGGCAGGAACATCTCATTTTCTGGGACAGAATTTTGCAAAAGCTTTTGAGGTAACTTTTATGAATGACCGGAATGAAACCGAATTTGTATGGGCTACATCCTGGGGTGTCTCCACACGATTGGTCGGGGGGCTCATAATGACTCACTCTGATGATGTAGGATTGGTATTACCTCCAAGATTAGCACCGATACAGGTAGTCATTGTTCCTATACCCAAGCCGGATGAAGAATTATTGGCAAAAGCAGAAGAAATCAGTGCGGAATTAAAAGCCAGAGGTATCAGAGTAAAAATAGATAAAGATGATACCAAAAGACCGGGATTCAAATTCGCTGAATATGAAATGAAAGGCGTTCCTATCCGATTAGGTCTGGGAAGGCGTGACATAGAAAATAATCAGATAGAAGTTGCGAGAAGGGACACCAAAGAAAAAACAAGTGCTTCCTTGGATAATATCGGAATGTATGTTTCTGAATTACTGGAAGATATTCAAAACAATTTGCTGGAACGAGCCAAAAGATACCGGGCTGAACACACAACATCCGTGGATGATTTTGATACTTTTAAGGAAGTATTGGAAACGAAAGGTGGTTTTATTTCCTGCCATTGGGATGGGACAAAAGAGACTGAAATTAAAATAAAAGAAGAAACGAAGGCAACCCTGCGTTGCATTCCGATAGATATTGTAGAGGAAGCAGGAAAATGTGTTTATTCAGGCAAGCCCTCTTCAGGAAGAGTAATATTTGCAAAAGCTTATTAA